A window from Mya arenaria isolate MELC-2E11 chromosome 9, ASM2691426v1 encodes these proteins:
- the LOC128202809 gene encoding T-box transcription factor TBX6-like produces the protein MALSCSSSSPHSLQLTKLMSCDSSRPYHAAKTSSPNPYPELHQAPILQLVQTLSCRSPNPISYNSPQHLSCNSSNLYNAVHPALFHTVQRVPILQLAQSLSYSSPSQPNTNPAAGPTLTLLFTKPPILQLAQALSCSSPSPYNTIHPNIFPSATPNFTLLFTKSRFMQFAQPLTATPIVQLAQPLSNGSSRPIKYSSTKHLLSSSPNQYPTVHNAHTIQLTPTPIIEQAQPLSYSSPSPIQYSSTQHLSSNLPNHYRIVHPVPHNTAQPNTYPPSCPTIILQFTQPQTTKLNPTPILQLAQPVSYSSHSPILYTQPNTYPPARPTIILWCTMPPTIQLTPTPILQLFQSISCSS, from the exons ATGGCCCTGTCCTGCAGTTCATCCAGCCCACATAGCCTTCAGCTCACCAAGCTCATGTCCTGCGACTCATCAAGACCCTATCATGCAGCTAAAACTAGCTCGCCCAACCCTTATCCTGAACTTCACCAAGCACCTATCCTACAGCTCGTCCAAACTTTATCATGTAGGTCACCCAACCCCATTTCCTACAACTCACCACAACACCTATCCTGCAACTCTTCCAACCTCTATAATGCAGTTCATCCAGCCCTATTTCATACAGTTCAACGAGTACCTATCCTGCAGCTCGCCCAATCTTTATCCTACAGCTCACCTAGTCAACCCAACACAAATCCTGCAGCTGGTCCAACTCTCACCTTGCTGTTCACCAAGCCCCCTATCCTGCAGCTCGCACAAGCCTTATCCTGCAGTTCACCCAGTCCATACAATACAATTCACCCCAACATCTTTCCTTCAGCTACTCCAAACTTTACCCTGCTCTTCACAAAGTCCCGTTTTATGCAGTTCGCCCAACCA CTCACCGCAACACCTATCGTGCAGCTCGCCCAACCATTATCCAACGGTTCATCCAGACCCATAAAATACAGCTCAACCAAACACCTTCTCTCAAGCTCGCCCAATCAATATCCTACAGTTCACAATGCCCATACTATACAGCTCACCCCCACACCTATCATCGAGCAAGCCCAACCATTATCCTACAGTTCACCCAGCCCCATACAATACAGCTCAACCCAACACCTATCCTCCAACTTGCCCAACCATTATCGTATTGTTCACCCAGTCCCTCACAATACAGCTCAACCCAACACCTATCCTCCATCTTGCCCAACAATTATCCTACAGTTCACTCAGCCCCAAACTACAAAGCTTAACCCAACACCTATCCTCCAGCTTGCCCAACCAGTATCCTACAGTTCACACAGCCCTATACTTTACACCCAACCCAACACCTATCCTCCAGCTCGCCCAACCATTATCCTATGGTGTACTATGCCCCCTACCATCCAGCTCACCCCAACACCTATCCTTCAGCTCTTCCAATCTATATCCTGCAGTTCATGA